From the genome of Shewanella sp. Choline-02u-19, one region includes:
- the envZ gene encoding two-component system sensor histidine kinase EnvZ — protein sequence MKKRWWHRLVPRSSFSQTVMLIGCLLLTNQLVSYLSVAVYFIKPSYQQINQLIARQVKLLFVDGVDVGREHLTMVDALNAKVGDDAMQFYNQKEARQAGIERATYYGFLSSQMSEYLGGEAEVRIAQGEEFEIWIRPPQAPSLWIKVPLIGLNEKNLSPLTLYLMVIGALSVAGGWWFARQQNRPLRRLQKAAIAVSRGDYPEPLPISGSSEIVEVTNTFNQMSYCMKQLEQDRALLMAGISHDLRTPLTRIRLASEMMVEEDQYLKDGIVHDIEDMDAIINQFIAYIRQDQEGTRELEQINDLINDVIQAESNREGTIESDLSECPQVLMQGIAIKRILSNLVENSYRYGNGWVKISSQFNGKYLGFSVEDDGPGIVEDQIPKLFEPFTQGDTARGSVGSGLGLAIIKRIVDRHQGKVILTNRNEGGLHAQVWLPLE from the coding sequence ATGAAAAAGAGATGGTGGCACCGCTTAGTCCCCCGCAGCTCCTTCAGCCAAACAGTGATGTTAATTGGCTGCTTACTGCTGACTAATCAATTGGTGTCTTACCTTTCGGTTGCGGTTTACTTTATTAAGCCGAGCTATCAACAAATTAACCAACTGATTGCACGCCAAGTAAAACTGTTGTTTGTCGACGGGGTCGATGTTGGCCGTGAACACCTCACTATGGTAGACGCACTTAATGCCAAAGTGGGTGACGATGCCATGCAGTTTTATAATCAAAAAGAGGCGCGTCAAGCAGGTATTGAACGGGCAACCTATTACGGTTTTCTCTCGTCACAAATGTCAGAATACCTCGGCGGTGAAGCCGAAGTGCGCATTGCACAAGGTGAAGAGTTTGAAATTTGGATCCGTCCACCTCAAGCTCCCTCTCTTTGGATTAAAGTTCCGCTCATCGGCTTGAACGAGAAAAACCTTTCGCCACTCACCCTATACTTAATGGTGATAGGCGCCTTGAGTGTCGCCGGTGGATGGTGGTTTGCCCGCCAGCAAAATCGCCCTTTAAGACGCCTACAAAAAGCCGCAATTGCAGTGTCTCGTGGTGATTACCCCGAGCCTTTACCCATCAGTGGTTCTAGTGAAATTGTTGAGGTGACCAATACGTTCAACCAGATGTCCTATTGCATGAAACAACTAGAGCAAGACAGAGCCTTGTTAATGGCGGGGATTTCTCACGATCTCAGAACCCCCTTAACTCGAATTCGTTTGGCGTCTGAGATGATGGTTGAAGAGGACCAGTATTTAAAAGATGGCATTGTGCATGACATTGAAGATATGGATGCCATTATCAATCAATTCATCGCCTATATACGACAAGACCAAGAAGGTACTCGCGAGCTAGAACAAATTAACGATTTGATTAATGACGTGATCCAAGCAGAATCTAATCGTGAAGGCACCATTGAGTCCGATTTAAGTGAATGCCCACAAGTTCTGATGCAAGGCATTGCTATCAAACGTATTTTAAGTAATTTAGTGGAAAATTCTTATCGTTATGGCAATGGCTGGGTCAAAATAAGCTCGCAGTTTAACGGCAAATACCTTGGCTTTAGTGTTGAGGATGATGGCCCCGGTATCGTTGAAGATCAGATCCCCAAACTGTTCGAACCTTTCACTCAGGGCGATACCGCCCGCGGTAGCGTCGGATCAGGTTTAGGTCTAGCAATTATCAAGCGAATCGTTGACCGTCACCAAGGTAAAGTCATTCTCACCAATCGCAATGAAGGCGGCCTGCACGCCCAAGTTTGGCTGCCGCTAGAATAG